In Schistocerca cancellata isolate TAMUIC-IGC-003103 chromosome 7, iqSchCanc2.1, whole genome shotgun sequence, a genomic segment contains:
- the LOC126092890 gene encoding piggyBac transposable element-derived protein 4-like, which translates to MPQRGDTNYDKLYKLRPFLERISHNFQKALNPNECMAVDESMIKFKGRSSIKQYLPKKPIKRGYKEWVLAEKSGYAWKLHIYIGKKDNAVEKKLGERVVKDLTENIKGKDHRVYFDNYFSSPDLLIDLKENKIHACGTVNPSRKSLPMLKSDMEMKRGDYDWATSNTGLSVMKWKDKRSVHLLSNFHDPTQTTEFTRKEKDGNEIKVSCPIALSDYNANMNCVDKFDQLKGVYETDRKSRKLCHRKFWYFIDATVVNAFIIHKEMKLPKMTLKDFIREIARDLVAPALVASRGKKRSLSSHLQFNKKKSNVPKSVRLESSSHQPERSTRRRCAACSSKKQQIRTDWMCSVCKVPLCLGKRKTCFQDYHAS; encoded by the coding sequence ATGCCACAACGAGGGGACACCAACTATGATAAACTTTATAAGTTGCGTCCTTTCCTCGAAAGAATTTCACATAACTTTCAGAAAGCACTTAATCCAAATGAATGTATGGCAGTGGACGAATCTATGATTAAATTTAAAGGAAGATCTTCTATAAAACAGTACTTGCCAAAGAAGCCTATCAAGAGAGGCTACAAGGAGTGGGTATTAGCAGAAAAATCTGGCTATGCATGGAAATTGCACATTTACATAGGAAAGAAAGATAATGCTGTGGAAAAGAAATTGGGAGAAAGAGTTGTGAAAGACCTCACTGAAAATATTAAAGGTAAGGATCACAGAGTTTACTTTGATAATTACTTCAGTAGCCCAGATCTCCTAATagatttaaaagaaaacaaaatacatgctTGTGGTACAGTGAATCCAAGTAGAAAATCTTTACCTATGCTGAAAAGTGACATGGAAATGAAAAGGGGTGACTATGATTGGGCTACTAGCAATACAGGCCTTAGTgtgatgaagtggaaagataagagatccGTCCATCTGCTTTCAAATTTCCATGATCCAACTCAAACAACAGAGtttacaagaaaggaaaaagatggaaatgaaataaaagtttcttGCCCCATTGCTCTCTCCGATTACAATGCCAACATGAATTGTGTAGATAAATTTGACCAGCTGAAGGGCGTATATGAAACTGACAGAAAGAGCAGAAAGTTGTGCCACAGAAAATTTTGGTACTTTATTGATGCCACCGTGGTGAATGCTTTCATCATCCATAAAGAAATGAAGTTGCCTAAGATGACTCTGAAGGACTTCATAAGAGAAATCGCAAGGGATTTAGTGGCACCTGCCTTGGTAGCTTCAAGAGGTAAAAAGCGAAGTCTGAGCAGCCATCTCCAGTTCAACAAGAAGAAATCCAATGTTCCGAAATCTGTGCGTCTTGAAAGTTCATCTCATCAGCCAGAAAGATCTACAAGGAGGAGATGTGCAGCATGTAGTTCCAAGAAACAACAAATTCGCACCGACTGGATGTGTAGTGTGTGTAAGGTTCCTCTATGCTTAGGGAAAAGGAAGACATGCTTCCAAGACTATCATGCATCTTGA